The Candidatus Nitrosocosmicus franklandus genome contains a region encoding:
- a CDS encoding CDC48 family AAA ATPase — translation MKKKEKPTKNLPKNNAIKLRVAECRIKDVGKKKAILDIHTMAKLGLQDGDVIEIAGKKIAAVSVYSFEDKNKKNSCIHIDGQTRQNAGVSLNDYVIVKKTDPKPAEKIVLVCNTSKNFSDEFILYLNNRFDGYPVTKGEQFLLNFLGTSLEFKVQTTVPKEVVRITKSTRIIIKVGSERSYDSGHHVTYEQIGGLKTQISRLREIVELPLRHPEVFSKIGIEPHKGILLFGPPGCGKTLIAKALAAESKANFFIINGPEIVNKYYGETESKLREIFQKAKESAPSIIFIDEIDAIAPKREDTFGDVEKRVVAQLLALMDGMSDRGNVVVLGATNRPDSLDPALRRPGRFDREIEIGIHNVDGRYEILKIHTHEMPLDPDVKLRELAKLLNGYTGADIKALSREAAMKSIRRTLTDFDLENQNQVPAEILNNIRISQNDFLNAMKEIIPTALREFYVEPTNITWDEVGGLVKEKSLLKENLLSPIISPEKFLKMGIKPARGALIFGPSGCGKTLLAKSFANEGSMNMIFVRGPEVLSKWVGESEKAIREIFRKARSSSPCIVVFDEIDSLGRPRTNDDISGNERVLSQILSEMDDSGNFGVIVIGITSRPDLLDTSLLRPGRFDLIIYVNPPDESSRYDILLKITSSMPISSDVDLTKIASLTKGFSGADLVALCRVAAINAIHKNSEMIFSTDFEDALNTVKPSITNDVHNWYTTIEKKLTAAIPKFHDKIFYG, via the coding sequence TTGAAAAAAAAAGAAAAACCCACCAAGAATCTTCCCAAAAACAATGCTATAAAGCTTAGGGTGGCAGAATGTAGGATTAAAGACGTAGGCAAGAAGAAGGCAATCCTTGATATCCATACTATGGCCAAATTAGGATTACAGGATGGTGACGTTATAGAAATTGCTGGTAAGAAGATAGCAGCAGTATCTGTTTACAGTTTTGAGGATAAAAATAAGAAGAATAGTTGTATCCATATTGACGGACAAACAAGACAAAACGCCGGGGTTAGTTTGAACGATTATGTAATTGTAAAAAAAACAGATCCCAAGCCAGCTGAAAAAATCGTATTGGTTTGTAATACCTCAAAGAATTTTTCTGATGAATTTATCTTATATCTGAATAACCGCTTTGATGGATACCCTGTAACTAAAGGGGAACAATTTCTACTTAATTTCTTGGGTACTTCTTTGGAATTCAAAGTACAAACTACTGTTCCAAAGGAAGTCGTGAGAATCACCAAATCCACAAGAATCATAATAAAGGTTGGCTCAGAGAGATCTTATGATTCTGGCCACCATGTGACTTATGAACAAATTGGCGGCTTGAAAACCCAGATATCTCGGTTGAGAGAAATAGTAGAATTGCCATTACGACATCCTGAAGTTTTTTCAAAAATTGGCATAGAACCTCATAAAGGCATTTTGCTTTTTGGTCCCCCAGGCTGTGGGAAAACACTAATCGCAAAGGCATTGGCGGCAGAGTCTAAGGCTAACTTTTTCATTATCAACGGACCTGAAATAGTGAACAAATATTACGGCGAAACTGAAAGCAAACTAAGAGAAATATTTCAAAAAGCCAAAGAATCTGCACCTAGTATCATTTTCATAGATGAAATAGATGCGATAGCTCCCAAGAGGGAGGATACCTTTGGGGATGTTGAGAAGAGAGTAGTGGCACAATTGTTGGCACTAATGGATGGCATGTCTGATCGTGGAAATGTTGTAGTTTTAGGTGCGACTAATAGACCAGATAGTTTGGACCCTGCCTTGAGAAGACCAGGTAGATTTGATAGGGAAATTGAAATTGGCATCCATAATGTGGATGGTAGATATGAAATTTTGAAGATTCATACTCATGAAATGCCTCTCGACCCGGATGTTAAGCTTAGAGAACTCGCAAAGTTGCTTAATGGATACACGGGAGCAGATATCAAGGCACTTTCTAGGGAGGCAGCGATGAAGTCTATACGAAGGACACTTACAGATTTCGATTTGGAGAATCAAAATCAGGTGCCTGCAGAGATTCTGAACAACATTCGAATAAGTCAGAATGATTTCTTAAATGCTATGAAGGAAATTATCCCCACGGCACTTAGAGAGTTTTACGTCGAACCTACTAACATAACATGGGATGAAGTTGGAGGTTTGGTGAAGGAAAAAAGCTTACTAAAGGAAAACCTTTTGTCGCCAATAATTTCTCCTGAAAAGTTTTTAAAAATGGGGATCAAACCAGCCAGAGGTGCACTTATTTTTGGACCTTCTGGTTGTGGAAAGACATTACTGGCAAAGTCATTTGCAAATGAAGGTTCCATGAATATGATATTTGTTCGAGGACCTGAGGTTTTGTCAAAGTGGGTAGGGGAATCAGAAAAAGCGATACGCGAAATATTTAGAAAGGCCCGTTCTTCCTCTCCATGCATTGTTGTTTTCGATGAAATAGATTCTCTTGGACGTCCTCGTACAAATGATGATATTTCTGGAAATGAACGTGTACTATCGCAAATATTGTCAGAAATGGATGATTCGGGAAATTTTGGAGTCATTGTAATCGGAATAACGAGTAGGCCGGATCTACTAGATACATCATTATTGAGACCTGGTAGGTTTGATCTTATCATTTATGTCAATCCACCAGATGAATCATCTAGATATGATATATTGTTGAAAATCACATCCTCTATGCCTATTTCATCTGATGTCGATCTGACAAAGATAGCTTCATTAACAAAAGGCTTTAGTGGGGCTGATCTGGTAGCATTGTGTCGTGTCGCAGCAATAAATGCAATCCACAAAAATTCTGAAATGATCTTTAGCACTGATTTTGAAGATGCATTGAATACTGTAAAGCCTTCCATAACAAATGATGTGCACAATTGGTACACTACGATTGAGAAGAAACTGACCGCCGCCATACCTAAATTCCATGACAAGATATTTTACGGATAA
- a CDS encoding elongation factor 1-beta encodes MTRLVARIKILPADSETDMEVLADTLKKNVPQGMELKAHAKEPIAFGLNALVGDFLLDDAEGEMEKLEESIRKVEGAGEIQVINISRQSVKMK; translated from the coding sequence ATGACAAGATTGGTTGCACGTATAAAGATATTGCCTGCAGATTCCGAAACGGACATGGAGGTTTTGGCAGATACGTTAAAGAAAAATGTTCCGCAAGGAATGGAATTAAAGGCTCATGCTAAAGAGCCCATCGCCTTTGGATTGAATGCACTTGTAGGAGACTTTTTATTAGATGACGCGGAGGGAGAGATGGAGAAATTAGAAGAGTCCATTCGAAAAGTAGAGGGTGCAGGCGAAATCCAAGTTATAAACATAAGTAGACAATCAGTCAAGATGAAATAG
- a CDS encoding zinc finger domain-containing protein: MSKQLQLPVCTSCNRPIMPNDACVRFYCPNCGYVIIWRCQSCREFARPYKCVGCGFEGP; encoded by the coding sequence ATGTCAAAACAGTTGCAATTACCGGTTTGCACTTCATGTAATAGGCCAATTATGCCTAATGACGCATGTGTTAGATTCTATTGTCCAAACTGTGGGTATGTTATAATTTGGAGATGTCAGAGCTGTAGAGAATTTGCAAGGCCTTACAAATGTGTTGGGTGTGGATTCGAGGGGCCATAG
- a CDS encoding NAD(P)/FAD-dependent oxidoreductase gives MTTLHESTSFDAIIGGGSVSGLFAAREMASKGMKVLVLEEDHEIGTPEHCGGVVSQKGLEALGIIPRIKTFDNEIRQAIIKTKNNSIEVNAVNQKVIVIDRRSFDKEIAFQAQSHGAEINTNSLIVGIAYEDNWFKVKIKGGTIYKSKYFVDARGVGTLVNKGLRNIIPSGQYEVYAPWIEKDTIEVIFDAERYPGFFAWIIPTGEGKGKIGVAGKSINPNFLLESFLKTRGRPYSIIRKIYAPIWIAGYVRPFYNGKNVRVGDAAGQTKPTTAGGIYTGGMGGIYAGRAIALSLSEGEETSYLSHYEQKWLSKFGKEFDRLLFLRRILERLDNKSFDKIFSEISTKTLDVISDTADFDFHSFSLRQFLDTRTTLNLLSAIMGNEYRKIIKDLSKI, from the coding sequence TTGACAACATTACATGAATCCACCTCATTTGATGCAATCATTGGGGGTGGAAGCGTTTCTGGACTGTTTGCAGCTCGAGAGATGGCCTCAAAAGGAATGAAAGTGTTAGTATTAGAAGAAGACCATGAGATAGGGACTCCAGAGCACTGTGGAGGAGTCGTTAGTCAGAAAGGATTAGAAGCTCTTGGGATAATTCCACGCATAAAAACATTTGACAATGAAATAAGACAAGCAATAATTAAAACAAAGAACAATTCAATTGAAGTTAATGCCGTTAATCAAAAGGTAATTGTGATTGATAGACGCTCATTTGACAAGGAAATTGCATTTCAAGCACAGTCTCATGGGGCAGAAATTAATACAAACAGTTTGATCGTGGGAATTGCTTATGAGGACAATTGGTTTAAAGTCAAGATTAAAGGGGGTACTATCTATAAAAGTAAATATTTTGTCGACGCTAGAGGCGTAGGGACATTGGTAAATAAAGGATTGAGAAATATCATTCCTTCTGGACAATACGAAGTCTATGCCCCATGGATTGAAAAGGATACAATAGAGGTTATTTTTGACGCAGAACGTTACCCCGGATTTTTTGCTTGGATTATACCTACAGGAGAGGGGAAAGGAAAGATTGGAGTTGCAGGCAAAAGTATTAATCCTAATTTTCTTTTGGAATCCTTCTTGAAAACTCGGGGTCGGCCATATTCAATAATCAGAAAAATATATGCTCCGATATGGATTGCCGGCTATGTAAGACCGTTCTACAATGGTAAAAATGTTAGAGTAGGTGACGCTGCGGGGCAGACTAAACCGACAACTGCAGGAGGGATATACACAGGTGGAATGGGTGGGATTTATGCCGGTAGAGCCATAGCACTTTCTCTGTCAGAGGGTGAAGAAACTTCATATCTCTCACATTACGAACAAAAGTGGTTATCTAAATTTGGTAAAGAATTCGATAGGTTGCTTTTCTTGAGGAGAATTCTAGAACGGTTAGATAATAAATCCTTTGATAAGATTTTTTCAGAAATTTCAACTAAGACGCTTGATGTAATTTCAGATACTGCTGATTTTGATTTTCATTCGTTTTCGCTCAGGCAATTTCTTGATACTAGAACAACGTTAAATTTACTCTCTGCCATTATGGGTAACGAGTACAGGAAGATAATTAAAGACCTAAGCAAGATATAA
- a CDS encoding phosphoglycerate kinase, whose protein sequence is MGQIKFITDFEDKFYLNKKIFVRVDFNVKVQDNRVSEDFRIRSAIPTIEYLSKRGARVILGSHLDRPKGRDYRYSLRPVSLKLEEILSSFNTKVKFAEDCAGTDTKRMVDSMENGEVLLLENLRFYPEEEKNDLQFCQALASYADVYVNDAFSTSHRKHSSTYGVAKFFDTRIAGFNLAQELQYLSLLREKPANPFTLVIGGVKIKDKIGALDHLLPKADKVLIGGAASYTFLKAKGHSVGQSIIEEDYLPWVTKALQDHSDKIILPLDHKVATSENSDHYQVVQSEIPKDMRGFDIGDKTIQKFSYEIHNNGLGTIFWNGPMGYFEKEVFSNGTKSVAVSMALAFWRGVKTLIGGGDTLEAMKVSGVSEKEVTHVSTGGGATLRFLAGDEMPGIDILKSN, encoded by the coding sequence ATGGGACAGATCAAGTTTATTACAGATTTTGAAGACAAATTTTATCTCAATAAGAAAATATTTGTTCGAGTTGATTTTAATGTTAAAGTCCAAGACAATAGAGTGAGTGAAGATTTCAGGATTAGATCTGCTATCCCTACAATTGAATATTTATCAAAACGAGGAGCTAGGGTTATCCTCGGGTCTCACTTAGATAGGCCCAAAGGCCGAGATTATCGTTACTCCCTTCGTCCGGTTTCCCTTAAGCTAGAAGAAATATTATCCTCTTTCAACACAAAGGTGAAATTCGCAGAGGATTGTGCTGGCACTGATACTAAAAGAATGGTGGATAGTATGGAGAATGGGGAGGTATTGTTGCTAGAAAATTTGAGGTTTTATCCAGAGGAAGAAAAGAATGATCTCCAGTTTTGTCAGGCACTTGCTTCCTATGCAGATGTATATGTAAACGACGCTTTTAGCACTTCCCATAGAAAACATTCTTCTACATATGGTGTTGCAAAGTTTTTTGATACTAGGATTGCTGGCTTTAACTTAGCACAGGAACTCCAATATTTATCGTTATTACGCGAAAAACCTGCCAATCCATTTACATTGGTAATAGGTGGAGTGAAGATTAAAGATAAAATAGGAGCCCTAGATCACCTATTACCTAAAGCAGACAAAGTTCTCATCGGAGGAGCAGCATCTTACACTTTCTTGAAAGCCAAGGGACACTCGGTTGGACAATCAATAATTGAGGAAGATTATTTACCTTGGGTTACTAAAGCACTCCAAGACCATAGCGACAAAATAATTTTACCCTTAGATCATAAAGTAGCAACTTCCGAAAATAGTGATCATTATCAAGTAGTCCAATCTGAAATTCCCAAGGATATGAGGGGATTTGATATTGGAGACAAGACAATTCAAAAATTTAGTTATGAGATCCATAATAACGGACTAGGAACAATTTTTTGGAATGGCCCGATGGGTTATTTTGAAAAGGAGGTATTCTCTAACGGAACAAAAAGCGTAGCTGTTAGTATGGCATTGGCCTTTTGGAGGGGTGTCAAAACCCTAATTGGAGGGGGTGATACTTTGGAAGCAATGAAAGTTTCTGGAGTTTCAGAAAAAGAGGTTACACATGTATCAACCGGAGGAGGAGCTACCTTAAGATTCTTAGCGGGTGATGAGATGCCCGGGATTGATATATTGAAAAGCAATTAG
- a CDS encoding 50S ribosomal protein L16, which yields MKGVNYREIRGMPYVRREYIAGKPQIKIARFASGQAKADYDYLVELAVTERIQIRHNSLEAARLAANKTLAQAGDMSFFARLRVYPHVLLRENKMIATAGADRLQEGMRRAFGKATGLAARVERGQTIYEAHVTKENLQLAKKAFKVASSKVGCPTITKITPLK from the coding sequence TTGAAAGGTGTAAATTATAGGGAAATTAGAGGCATGCCATACGTAAGAAGAGAATACATTGCTGGGAAACCTCAAATTAAAATTGCAAGATTTGCCTCTGGGCAGGCCAAGGCTGATTATGATTATTTAGTTGAGCTCGCTGTCACAGAACGCATACAGATAAGACACAATTCCTTAGAAGCTGCTAGGCTAGCTGCCAACAAGACCTTGGCTCAAGCAGGCGATATGAGTTTTTTCGCACGATTAAGAGTTTACCCTCATGTCCTTCTCCGCGAAAATAAAATGATCGCAACCGCTGGAGCTGATAGGCTTCAAGAAGGTATGAGAAGAGCTTTTGGAAAGGCAACTGGCCTGGCTGCTCGTGTCGAACGAGGACAGACAATTTATGAAGCACATGTGACTAAAGAAAACTTACAGCTTGCTAAAAAGGCGTTTAAAGTAGCCTCTAGCAAAGTTGGGTGCCCAACTATTACTAAAATAACTCCACTAAAGTAG
- the endA gene encoding tRNA-intron lyase, which yields MAVGTDLCVMPIVKPEVPDESEENQAFSNLERIEASENLSDQNFAAEANYISKKGKIIIQEPRDQDQLRNKGFGENFNKEYLLSYLEALFLLQSNKLRVSDKTQDYDFSEFLKVLVKKDKKLLTKYLIYRDLRSKGYVVKDGFGFGTDFRIYERGEFNKKTSKYVAVGLNEGTTINASSFANMVDEVEKMGKNAVIAVVERRGEVIYYKASKMNFSENKRVRKKDTESTFT from the coding sequence GTGGCTGTTGGCACTGATTTATGTGTTATGCCCATCGTCAAACCAGAGGTTCCAGATGAATCTGAGGAGAACCAAGCATTTAGTAACCTGGAGAGAATTGAAGCAAGTGAAAACCTCTCGGATCAAAATTTTGCTGCAGAGGCAAATTACATATCTAAGAAAGGGAAAATTATTATTCAAGAACCAAGGGACCAAGATCAACTCAGAAACAAAGGCTTTGGGGAAAACTTCAACAAAGAATACCTGCTTAGCTACCTAGAAGCATTATTTTTATTACAAAGTAACAAATTGAGGGTGTCAGATAAAACCCAGGATTATGATTTCTCTGAATTTTTAAAAGTACTTGTTAAAAAGGATAAAAAACTACTTACGAAATACCTTATATATCGGGATCTAAGGAGCAAAGGCTATGTTGTGAAAGATGGGTTTGGATTTGGAACTGATTTCAGAATTTATGAAAGGGGCGAATTTAATAAAAAAACTTCGAAATACGTTGCGGTTGGATTGAACGAAGGTACCACGATTAACGCCTCTTCATTTGCTAACATGGTAGATGAAGTGGAAAAAATGGGTAAAAATGCTGTCATAGCTGTGGTGGAGAGAAGAGGAGAAGTTATTTACTATAAAGCATCAAAGATGAATTTCTCAGAGAATAAGAGAGTTAGGAAGAAGGATACGGAATCTACATTTACATAA
- a CDS encoding DUF6659 family protein — MPKGNNISNSIKINLSEEIFALDGNIRFVGLVNKEGEVIEGGFRKGIEPLLNQNEEQDMYLQSLSNINFFQSFSEKFGRLDYLVIRLERITMMTFPLNDKILCISTSSQSNTDKIRYEIINLLKNDKSIK, encoded by the coding sequence ATGCCTAAAGGTAACAATATTTCAAATTCAATCAAAATAAATTTATCTGAAGAAATATTTGCACTCGATGGTAATATCAGATTTGTAGGATTAGTGAATAAAGAGGGCGAAGTGATAGAAGGAGGTTTTCGAAAAGGAATAGAACCATTGCTTAATCAGAATGAGGAGCAAGATATGTACTTGCAATCACTCTCAAATATCAATTTCTTCCAATCATTTTCGGAAAAATTCGGGCGATTAGATTATCTGGTCATAAGACTAGAAAGGATTACAATGATGACCTTCCCTCTTAACGACAAAATCTTGTGTATTTCGACTTCGTCTCAATCAAATACAGATAAGATAAGGTATGAGATAATTAATCTGTTAAAGAATGATAAGAGTATTAAATAA
- a CDS encoding translation initiation factor eIF-1A produces MGKRKVLNEAHLKELVMPQEGELFGRVIKLVGGDNIIVKSSDGKIRTCRIRGKIKRRMWIRDNDLVLIAPWDFQSDKADIIWRYISAHADKLEQEGHLEGLNR; encoded by the coding sequence ATAGGCAAACGCAAAGTCTTAAATGAAGCTCATCTAAAGGAATTGGTTATGCCCCAAGAAGGAGAACTATTTGGGCGAGTCATCAAATTAGTGGGCGGTGATAATATTATAGTAAAGAGTTCTGATGGAAAAATAAGAACTTGTAGAATAAGGGGCAAGATAAAAAGAAGAATGTGGATTAGGGACAATGATTTAGTATTAATCGCTCCTTGGGATTTTCAGTCAGATAAAGCTGATATCATCTGGAGATATATTAGTGCACATGCAGACAAGTTGGAGCAAGAAGGACATCTTGAAGGATTAAACAGGTAA
- the pheT gene encoding phenylalanine--tRNA ligase subunit beta translates to MPVVNVRLSRLKSSFPDYGLSEVIEEIPYLGLDIEDIDEREDIIKIEFNPNRPDYGSENGIIRGLRGILGIELGSPRIKTIQPSDKSIFVERSLEKIRPFIYGLIARRELLLSEIELTQLISLQEDLHNGLGRKRKKASMGIHDFDKINFPLQYRLEDINRKFKPLGSEQELSLARVLKETETGKKYGHLIDGSNLVPLLTDCNDDVISFPPITNGALTKVDTNTRNLMVEVTGKNPKSAKQMLALIAYELADMGFELFHLFIHSPLEGKVLSPNLEPIIIEVEAIQINDLLGLNLPEAKIIECLNKCRCDGLVERPGVIRCIAPNYRIDLFDSCDVVEEVAIGYGIMNLKPDKPSEYLDGNKESHSIIFEKLTEILIGLGFIQIVNPSIISRNIMEKSLVLDKHSVSELIWLNDSKNSEYELLRTRLIPSMINTLSVNIHEKYPQKLFEIGKVFRANGNSAKESWYLCAAIAHDNADYSETKSNLESVLRYCFNKSVTTPRVQLPYFLDGHAAQISLDNKTIGCIGEVHPQVLENFAMRTLVGMFEIDISQIMEILNLNKQSFF, encoded by the coding sequence ATGCCAGTAGTAAATGTGCGATTAAGTAGACTGAAGAGTAGTTTCCCAGATTATGGGTTGAGTGAGGTAATTGAGGAAATCCCTTATCTGGGTCTAGATATAGAGGATATCGATGAGCGAGAAGACATTATTAAGATAGAATTCAATCCAAATAGACCTGATTATGGATCCGAGAATGGTATTATTAGAGGGTTAAGGGGAATATTGGGAATTGAATTAGGAAGTCCACGGATCAAAACAATTCAACCTTCAGACAAGTCCATATTCGTCGAAAGAAGTCTCGAAAAAATTAGACCTTTCATTTATGGCCTCATCGCTAGAAGAGAGCTGCTCCTCTCAGAGATAGAATTGACTCAATTAATTTCATTGCAAGAAGACTTACACAACGGATTGGGGAGAAAACGAAAAAAGGCGTCAATGGGCATTCATGATTTTGACAAAATAAATTTTCCTCTTCAATATAGACTTGAAGACATAAATAGAAAATTCAAGCCTTTGGGCAGTGAACAAGAGTTATCTTTAGCTAGAGTCCTAAAAGAAACCGAAACCGGAAAAAAGTACGGTCATCTTATAGATGGTTCTAATCTTGTTCCGCTTTTAACAGATTGCAACGATGATGTCATATCGTTCCCACCTATTACTAATGGGGCATTGACTAAAGTTGATACCAATACGAGAAACTTAATGGTTGAGGTAACCGGCAAAAACCCTAAATCTGCAAAACAAATGCTAGCTTTGATTGCCTATGAATTGGCTGATATGGGATTCGAGTTGTTTCATTTGTTTATTCATTCTCCATTGGAGGGTAAAGTTTTGTCCCCAAACTTGGAGCCCATCATTATTGAAGTGGAGGCCATACAAATAAACGATTTATTGGGGCTCAACTTGCCGGAAGCGAAAATAATTGAATGTCTTAACAAGTGCAGATGTGATGGTTTAGTAGAAAGGCCAGGTGTTATTAGATGCATAGCCCCAAACTATAGGATTGACTTATTTGATTCGTGTGATGTTGTTGAAGAAGTGGCAATTGGCTATGGAATAATGAATTTGAAACCCGATAAACCCTCTGAATATCTTGACGGTAACAAAGAAAGCCATTCTATAATATTTGAGAAACTTACCGAGATTTTGATCGGCCTTGGGTTTATCCAAATCGTGAACCCGAGTATAATATCTAGAAATATCATGGAAAAGTCTTTAGTACTTGATAAACACTCTGTTTCTGAGTTAATTTGGTTAAATGACTCAAAAAATTCTGAGTATGAACTATTGCGAACAAGGCTAATACCATCTATGATTAATACTCTGTCTGTCAACATCCATGAAAAGTATCCACAAAAGCTATTTGAGATTGGAAAGGTTTTCAGAGCAAATGGCAATTCGGCTAAAGAAAGTTGGTATTTGTGCGCCGCTATTGCACATGACAATGCAGATTACTCTGAAACCAAGTCCAATTTAGAATCAGTGTTGAGGTATTGTTTTAATAAATCCGTTACTACTCCTAGAGTACAATTACCATATTTTCTTGACGGTCATGCAGCCCAAATCTCTTTAGACAACAAAACTATAGGATGTATTGGAGAGGTTCATCCACAAGTGCTTGAAAATTTTGCTATGAGAACTTTGGTGGGTATGTTTGAAATCGATATTTCTCAAATTATGGAAATACTAAACCTTAATAAACAATCCTTTTTTTAG
- a CDS encoding phenylalanine--tRNA ligase subunit alpha, translating into MSILHKDGTEDIKKYEIVNDQANSMTSLHPIEKKILLVLQKAGDWMSETNLAKATGLNPDQVRRGIEWLRYKNLIDLSESSDTRISLHEKILDDDNYILPERKFVNVVIAGRNKLADVFHSEEFQNNEKEVYGAIRYSKVNGWISVDKDQVKLLPASKLPSREENFVNKLRSSKFLRFSLLDDDEKIAYENLAKRPNVLITKKLQEKKFKILKENVDKIRNLLQSGRATARKLDKNVLISSEWRNLSFEQIDVEAPLPLLNCGRKNPLIDFIDEVKEILVSMGFSEIEGKLIQTSFWNFDALFIPQDHSAREMQDTFYLNSESGLYSALGGEKSLVDSVSKVHEYNWDYAWDEREAKTYVLRTHTTPVTLQHLWKEMPDKDKVFLIGRVFRNEKVTFKHLVEFHQVEGIYTSSSATLRQLIGIQSEFYSKLGIKKVKFWPTFFPYTEPSLQSMVFNDKLNKWIELFGMGIFRSEVTKPLGFKNPVLAWGGGFERLAMLRFGLDDIRELYSNNLSWLKSVAKCQ; encoded by the coding sequence TTGTCAATATTGCATAAGGATGGGACAGAAGACATAAAAAAGTACGAAATCGTGAATGATCAGGCCAATTCAATGACCTCTCTACATCCTATCGAAAAAAAAATACTTTTGGTTCTACAAAAGGCAGGAGACTGGATGAGTGAAACCAATTTGGCCAAAGCTACTGGCTTAAACCCAGATCAGGTCAGAAGAGGAATAGAATGGCTGCGATATAAGAACTTGATTGATTTATCAGAGTCGTCTGATACAAGAATTTCATTACATGAGAAAATACTTGATGATGATAATTACATTCTTCCAGAAAGAAAGTTTGTAAATGTTGTCATAGCTGGTAGGAATAAACTTGCTGACGTCTTCCATAGCGAGGAATTTCAAAATAATGAAAAGGAAGTTTATGGTGCTATACGTTACTCTAAGGTCAATGGGTGGATTAGTGTTGATAAAGACCAAGTAAAACTTCTTCCGGCCTCGAAATTACCGTCTAGGGAAGAAAATTTTGTCAATAAATTAAGATCCTCGAAATTCCTTCGATTTTCATTACTTGATGATGACGAGAAGATTGCTTATGAAAACCTGGCCAAAAGACCAAACGTACTGATAACAAAGAAGTTGCAAGAGAAAAAATTTAAGATATTAAAGGAAAATGTAGATAAAATCAGAAACCTTTTACAATCTGGTCGAGCTACTGCTAGGAAATTGGACAAGAATGTTCTAATCTCCAGTGAATGGAGAAATCTTAGTTTTGAGCAAATCGATGTTGAGGCGCCCTTACCACTGTTGAATTGTGGAAGGAAAAATCCTTTGATAGATTTCATTGATGAAGTAAAAGAAATTTTGGTTAGTATGGGATTTAGTGAAATTGAGGGAAAACTGATCCAAACTTCTTTCTGGAATTTTGATGCACTATTTATTCCCCAGGATCATTCCGCTAGAGAAATGCAGGATACTTTTTATTTGAATTCTGAATCTGGTTTGTATTCTGCCCTAGGTGGAGAAAAATCTTTAGTTGACTCAGTTTCCAAGGTTCACGAGTATAACTGGGACTATGCATGGGATGAACGAGAGGCTAAAACTTACGTTTTAAGAACTCATACTACCCCAGTTACTCTTCAGCATCTGTGGAAAGAAATGCCGGATAAAGATAAAGTCTTCCTAATCGGACGCGTGTTTAGAAATGAAAAGGTCACTTTCAAACATTTGGTCGAGTTTCATCAAGTTGAGGGTATCTACACTAGTAGTAGTGCAACTTTGAGACAGTTGATTGGAATCCAGAGTGAATTTTATTCTAAGTTGGGGATCAAGAAGGTAAAATTTTGGCCTACCTTTTTTCCTTATACTGAACCATCTCTCCAGTCAATGGTTTTCAACGATAAACTCAACAAGTGGATTGAATTATTTGGCATGGGAATATTTCGTTCTGAGGTAACCAAACCACTTGGGTTTAAAAACCCTGTACTTGCATGGGGCGGTGGGTTTGAAAGATTAGCAATGCTACGTTTTGGTTTGGATGATATTCGTGAATTGTATTCAAACAATCTAAGTTGGCTTAAGAGTGTAGCAAAATGCCAGTAG